Genomic DNA from Echeneis naucrates chromosome 23, fEcheNa1.1, whole genome shotgun sequence:
TCAGAAAAGGGCTCATCAAATGGGGACAGTGCAAGGCAACCACTGTCACCTGGCACCTCGCAAGCAGCAGCCTGTACCTCTGACTGGTTTGTGTAACAGGAGATGCCAGTGTCTGACATCAGAGGTAGAGCacatttcatctctgtgtgttcagCAACAGTATCTTTTGTTGTGGTTGCCTGGAAATTTTTACATGTTCTGCTCAAAATTAGTGGCCTCTTACTGAGAGCTCCTGTGGGCTCAACGTCTAATGTCCTTGGTTTCACTTTGGGGCTCCTTTTAACGGTGGTctcatttttctcctcatcctgaaatgaaacaaagaatgCTTGTTAAATGAGATTACACCAAACTCAGAAAAGTATAAGCGCAATACTGTATTACGCTGCATATGTGCAATGCAACTGTCAAGAATTCAGACATAAATGATGCTCAATTGtcagaaatgcaaaatgttaACATATTAAAAACAGGCTCGTTGCACACCATAACTTCTTGGCcttttgttcaaatgaaaatgggCTCATACATTTTGGCATTCACGttgcaccatttttttttttttttttttaatatgtttgcGGTGGTCCTGAGCTAAATTTGTGGTGTGCACCAAGCCCGTTCTTAGATAGAAACAGGACAGGACAACACATACGTCCTCAGTGGAAGGAAAGATGGTCGGGATGGCTGTGCTCTTCAAGTAGCGGATTCCCCATCGAATATCGAAGCAGTCCTCTGTGAAATGCTCGCTGCACAGGCACTGATGCCGACTCGGGGTCCACTCCTCCCGCTTCATGTTGTCTACCCATTTCTGGAGCCTTGGCTTGTCTTGCAAGGGAAACCTTGTGGAGGCAGAGAAGGGTAGGGAGACAGACGGATGTCAGTAGGGAAATATCACCCCCACTTATCTTTCATTTCTAAGCTTGCCATTGCTTCTCATTCATTCCAGTGGTCTCTCTATCAGCCCATATGCAATTACAAGATGGGAGACATGGCATTTATTACCACTAAAATTACAGTAATGCCAATGCTGTATATAAGCAATTTCAATATCAACCACAGATGTTCAGACAAATAAGAatgatgcacaaaaaaaaataaataaataaagaatgccTCTCTCagatacacatatacacaagagagcaaacagaaaacatacgGGTAGAAGCTAATTCTCTTGTGTTCTTGTCCAAATGAACTTCCTCCGCGGTTTCTGCATCCTTTCATAGCGCAGTACCGTGGCATATCTGCGGCGAACCGACATCAAAACGCCTCACTAAAACACGTTTGTAGACAGCGACGTTTTGACAACAACAATCCGGCCCGTCAAAGTGCCACTTCCGGGTTGTCGCTCTCTCGTAGCGGATGTGACGTTTTTGTACGTTATTACTTCTAGTAAAGGTCTCTTTAACGGTACACAAGGAAAGGGCATGTAAAACGAGAATTCCCACATGCATGCCACTAATAGCTAGTtcatgtgaacaaaaaaaacaagaaaataaacgTTATATAAAGTATAATAATACTTTCTTGGTTGAAAACATGTTTAGCTCTCCCGCCTTAATCCTAAACGAAGACGGAAATAAACGCAGATAACCATCTTGGCTCAGTTTTAGTGCCTTCGTGGGTAGCCAACATTCTCCACGTGCGCACTGTTTCCACCAATCAGAGCGCGGTGAGTCACGGCGTTCGCCAATGAACCAATCGCGTTGCGAGTCGTGGTGTTAGGGCTCAGGAATGCGGCTAGTCAACAATCGTTAGCTTTCGTTTCCCATCAGCTGGAGGAGCCGACAGCTGAGAGAGAGCCGTCCCCTGGCCGTGCCACCGCGTCTCCAGGTAAATCTCTCCGTCGGGGCGCATTGGTAGCATTTCTTCCTTTGGTCGGGTGTGGCTTCAGCTTTCAACCGACGACAGACAACAAACTGAGAAGGCAGTATATCTGCGTTTCTTCCCTCCACTAAAACAGCGAGTCGTCTTCGTTTCAGTCTAACGTCTGAAAGCTGCCAGCCAACAggaaggttgttgttgttgttgttttctttttaaacgatatattttatttactgtggCTGTAGTTTGAAAAGTCGGAACCTGAACTGAAGAAAAATTTTTGACTCTTTTGCGTGTCTTtgggttttctttgtgtgactTTCTTCATTTGTTGGTAGGGAACCTCCGAAAAGGGTGAATAAAGTCTGCCTGTGTAAAATGTGTCAAACCGctctcttctctgtttcttcGCAGCTGTAGAGGTGTGAAAATCCCCCAGCCGTAAACCAGCACGATGGCAACAGCTCAGTCCGTGTTGCTGTTAGCAGTGCATGTCCTGCTGGTCTCAGAGTTCATCCTGGCCAAGAGGGACTACTACGACATACTGGGGGTGCCCAAAGATG
This window encodes:
- the LOC115037025 gene encoding THAP domain-containing protein 5, which encodes MPRYCAMKGCRNRGGSSFGQEHKRISFYPFPLQDKPRLQKWVDNMKREEWTPSRHQCLCSEHFTEDCFDIRWGIRYLKSTAIPTIFPSTEDDEEKNETTVKRSPKVKPRTLDVEPTGALSKRPLILSRTCKNFQATTTKDTVAEHTEMKCALPLMSDTGISCYTNQSEVQAAACEVPGDSGCLALSPFDEPFSEEFSDSTVMVLCCEPLGPFSEEEANVDVVALQAALGQAFSFIPVEMVKDESTSCLQGEEGPSDGEHISVYEHSYCRPDTDKDHLWGKILSLHSKILELDRREESTVAKIHALETEIALLKRDGAVFKEKQKVLEDYISSMLI